A genome region from Yoonia vestfoldensis includes the following:
- a CDS encoding TAXI family TRAP transporter solute-binding subunit codes for MIKSILGTSAIALVAALPALAQDVDRTGWPTSFTVGTASQGGTFFVYGSGYANLISEELGVTGGAEVTGGPMQNMALVHTGEAAMGMTTMGPAQVSIAGQSPLAPGLEMTNVCAHFPMYETPFHAVALASSGITSLSEIPAGARIGFGPAGSTGDTYFPEMMTALNIEFERRNGGWNDLGGQLQDGLIDVIGFAAGVPIPQVAELEASNDVNIIEFTAEEQALMTALFPVANFDIPAGAYASLDAPARAVSMWNFAIVNCDLPESFVYEATRVIMEDNARMMQIHSSAATTVFENWDKNSVIPWHPGAARWFIENGADIPADMIKS; via the coding sequence ATGATCAAATCTATTCTTGGCACATCAGCCATCGCACTCGTGGCAGCGCTGCCCGCCTTGGCACAAGATGTCGACCGGACCGGCTGGCCCACCAGCTTTACCGTTGGCACAGCCTCGCAGGGTGGCACGTTTTTCGTTTACGGATCGGGCTATGCCAACCTGATTTCCGAAGAATTGGGCGTCACCGGCGGTGCCGAAGTCACCGGCGGCCCGATGCAGAACATGGCCTTGGTCCATACCGGCGAGGCCGCGATGGGCATGACCACGATGGGCCCCGCACAGGTCAGCATCGCGGGCCAAAGCCCGCTGGCACCCGGTCTGGAAATGACCAATGTCTGCGCGCATTTCCCGATGTATGAAACCCCGTTCCACGCGGTGGCCCTGGCCAGCTCCGGCATCACATCGCTGAGCGAGATCCCCGCAGGCGCGCGGATCGGTTTTGGCCCGGCAGGATCGACAGGCGATACTTATTTCCCCGAGATGATGACCGCGCTGAACATCGAATTCGAACGTCGCAATGGCGGTTGGAACGATCTGGGCGGCCAGTTGCAGGATGGTCTGATCGACGTGATCGGCTTTGCCGCCGGTGTGCCGATCCCGCAGGTGGCCGAGCTTGAGGCATCCAATGATGTCAATATCATCGAGTTCACCGCCGAAGAACAGGCGCTGATGACCGCGCTGTTCCCGGTGGCCAATTTCGACATCCCCGCCGGTGCCTATGCCAGCCTGGATGCGCCCGCGCGTGCGGTGTCGATGTGGAACTTTGCCATCGTCAATTGTGATCTGCCCGAAAGCTTTGTCTATGAAGCGACCCGCGTGATCATGGAAGACAATGCACGGATGATGCAGATCCATTCCTCGGCCGCGACCACCGTGTTTGAAAACTGGGACAAGAATAGCGTGATCCCATGGCATCCCGGTGCCGCGCGTTGGTTCATCGAAAACGGTGCCGATATTCCAGCGGATATGATCAAGTCGTAA